From a single Accipiter gentilis chromosome 10, bAccGen1.1, whole genome shotgun sequence genomic region:
- the UNC13D gene encoding protein unc-13 homolog D isoform X3, protein MDAAGETPMGTLPGEEIPEMDLSHRFSKRELALLYEEVLYTILHRLGKPEQHHVADAQELYAYVQKAFGMDAEEHSVIMQQVKELESPIFCLKATVKEAKGILGKDVSGFSDPYCLLGIEAKSQEPAHPDHKKRMKAVVKDLIPEDQIHRTQVINQTLSPVWDETFILEFEDTETASFHLDMWDSDTVESVRHKLGELTDLHGLKRIFKDARKDKGQDDFLGNVVLRLKDLHCWDDQWYQLEPRTETYPNRGQCHLQFLLTHKKRATTSSRTQPSYTVHRHLLQQLVSYEILQHQAGSIAWDGELSKHASTVLYLHATQKDLSDFHQVMAQWLAYSKLYQSLEFNSNCLLHQITSIEYQWVQERLRPEQKAELAESFQSLLTYGVSLIRRYRIIFPLSVPRSTERLQSLLRVLVQMCKMKAFRELCTLSPNLPQMVSSALKSGTTEWFHMKRQHLKPMVKSMEENGKALSRLLLEVVGDLQQCQKIWNKFFINTLKLNLFSIAYLELESLVAEHVQEQLREVDSSMSKPTAESLFQLYMNLQELYQMKDFLPKRDEPLALSNFHQWFKEAVPQWLQKAYTIALERAQRAIQMDQLTPFGEHNKHSTSTVDLSTCYAQIVKTWQQLNWPDPEEAFMIMVKLVEDMCKIALMYCRLIKERAEALSLSEQNEGEAANRLCIVVNNIKQLRLLILKLPSQLDWAHLEQRTGAVIDRQQIQNTLHNQLDSTVSCLDHEVQDVVQALATKLEKGIARHIQELSFSNNTREPEDSIIPLMKFLESELQYLNEHLVQENFKSLLALLWHHTLAVLSAATAQQVPSAQHYKKLHCALKSLELCFHAEGCGLPLETLHTAAFLSLDTHLALCSATSRKLIQKYFSNRIQQQLDTSSEKYGAVTIKALYRPSEQKLRVEVLNAVNLIPLDSNA, encoded by the exons ATGGATGCTGCTGGCGAGACCCCCATGGGGACCCTCCCTGGGGAAGAGATCCCCGAG ATGGATCTGTCCCACCGGTTCTCCAAGAGAGAG ctggccctgctctaTGAGGAGGTCCTCTACACCATCCTGCACCGCCTGGGCAAGCCCGAGCAGCACCACGTCGCGGACGCCCAGGAACTCTATGCCTATGTGCAAAAG GCTTTTGGCATGGATGCGGAGGAGCACAGCGTCATCATGCAGCAGGTCAAGGAACTGGAG AGCCCAATTTTCTGCCTGAAAGCAACTGTGAAGGAAGCCAAGGGGATTTTGGGTAAAGACGTCAGCG GGTTCAGTGACCCATACTGCCTGCTGGGCATTGAGGCCAAAAGCCAGGAACCGGCCCACCCTGACCACAAAAAGCGGATGAAGGCTGTGGTCAAAGACCTCATCCCTGAAGACCAGATCCATCGCACACAAGTCATAAACCAGACCCTCAGCCCGGTGTGGGACGAGACATTTATCCT GGAGTTTGAAGACACGGAGACGGCCAGCTTCCACCTGGACATGTG GGACTCGGACACGGTGGAGTCGGTGCGGCACAAGCTGGGGGAGCTGACGGACCTCCATGGCCTCAAACG GATCTTTAAAGATGCTCGCAAAGACAAAGGGCAGGATGATTTCCTGGGGAACGTGGTCCTTCGTCTGAAG GACCTGCACTGCTGGGATGACCAGTGGTACCAGCTGGAGCCACGGACGGAGACGTACCCCAACCGGGGACAGTGTCACCTGCAGTTCCTGCTGACTCACAAGAAG AGGGCCACCACGAGCAGCCGGACACAGCCGAGCTACACTGTCCATCGtcacctcctgcagcagctggtgtCCTATGAGATCCTTCAGCACCAG GCTGGCAGCATTGCCTGGGATGGGGAGCTGAGCAAGCATGCCAGCACCGTGCTGTACCTGCACGCCACGCAGAAGGATCTCTCTGACTTCCACCAGGTCATGGC gCAGTGGCTGGCGTACAGCAAGCTCTACCAGAGCCTTGAGTTCAACAGCAACTGCCTGCTCCACCAGATCACCAGCATCGAGTACCAGTGGGTGCAGGAGCGCCTGAGGCCAGAGCAG aaagcagagctggctgagtCCTTCCAGTCCTTGCTGACTTATGGGGTCTCCCTCATCCGGAGGTACCGCATCATTTTCCCCCTCTCTGTCCCGAGGTCCACAGAGAGGCTCCAGTCCCTGCTCCG GGTCCTGGTCCAGATGTGCAAAATGAAAGCTTTCCGTGAGCTGTGCACGCTCAGCCCCAACCTCCCCCAGATGGTTTCCTCGGCGCTGAAG TCAGGCACAACGGAGTGGTTTCACATGAAGAGGCAGCACCTCAAACCCATGGTGAAG AGCATGGAGGAGAATGGCAAAGCCTTGTCCAGACTCCTCCTGGAGGTGGTAGGAGATCTCCAGCAGTGCCAGAAAATCTGGAATAAATTTTTCATCAA CACCTTGAAGTTGAATCTCTTCTCCATCGCCTACCTGGAGCTGGAGAGCCTG GTCGCAGAGCATGTCCAGGAGCAGTTGCGCGAGGTTGACAGCAGCATGTCCAAGCCCACGGCCGAGAGCCTTTTCCAGCTCTACATGAACCTGCAGGAGCTCTATCAGATGAAGGACTTCCTCCCAAAAAG GGATGAACCTCTGGCTCTGAGCAATTTCCACCAGTGGTTCAAGGAAGCTGTGCCCCAGTGGCTGCAGAAGGCCTACACCATCGCGCTGGAGAGAGCACAGAGAGCCATCCAGATGGACCAG CTGACGCCCTTTGGGGAGCACAACAAGCACAGCACATCCACCGTTGACCTGTCCACCTGCTACGCCCAGATCGTGAAGACCTGGCAGCAGCTCAACTGGCCGGACCCTGAGGAAGCCTTCATGATCATGGTGAAGCTCGTGGAG GACATGTGCAAAATCGCCCTGATGTACTGCCGGCTCATCAAGGAGAGGGCTGAGGCTCTGTCGCTGAGTGAGCAAAACGAGGGTGAAGCGGCCAACAGG ctctgcatcGTGGTGAACAACATCAAGCAGCTGCGGCTGCTGATCCTGAAGCTGCCATCACAGCTGGACTGGGCGCATCTGGAGCAGCGCACGGGGGCTGTCATCGACCGGCAGCAGATCCAGAACACGCTGCACAACCAGCTCGATAGCACTGTCTCCTGCCTGGACCATGAGGTCCAGGATGTGGTGCAAGCCCTGGCCACCAAG CTGGAAAAAGGCATTGCCAGACACATCCAGGAGCTCTCGTTTTCTAACAACACCCGCGAGCCGGAGGAC TCCATCATCCCACTCATGAAGTTCCTGGAGTCAGAGCTGCAGTATCTCAACGAGCATCTGGTTCAGGAGAACTTCAAAAG CCTTCTCGCTCTTCTCTGGCATCACACCTTGGCCGTGCTGTCGGCAGCCACGGCGCAGCAGGTCCCCTCGGCTCAGCACTACAAGAAGCTGCATTGTGCCCtgaag AGCCTGGAGCTGTGCTTCCATGCCGAGGGCTGTGGGCTGCCGCTGGAGACCCTCCACACTGCAGCCTTCCTG TCGCTGGACACCCACCTGGCCCTCTGCTCCGCCACCAGCCGCAAACTCATCCAGAAATACTTCAGCAACAGGATCCAGCAGCAG CTGGACACCAGCTCGGAGAAGTACGGGGCTGTGACAATCAAAGCGCTGTACCGCCCTTCGGAGCAGAAACTCCGCGTGGAAGTGCTCAACGCCGTCAACCTCATTCCGTTGGACTCCAACG
- the WBP2 gene encoding WW domain-binding protein 2 isoform X1: protein MALNRNHSEGGGVIVNNSENVLMTYDHVEITFSDIEPMPDAFKGTKKGSVFLTPYRVIFVSKGKDAMQSFVMPFYLLKDCEIKQPVFGANYIKGTVKAEAGGGWEGSATFKMTFSAGGAIEFGQRMLQVASQVSRGEIPNGAYGYSYMPNGSYAFAPAAANGGYPYPPPPPEFYPGPPVVDGDMGYMQLPPPPYPGPMEPPVSGPDLPTTPAAEAKAAEAAASAYYSPVNPHNVYMPTDQPPPPPYFPPEDKKNQ from the exons atgGCGCTCAACAGGAACCACTCGGAGGGCGGCGGCGTCATCGTTAACAACAGCGAGAA CGTTTTGATGACCTATGATCATGTAGAAATTACCTTCAGTGATATTGAACCTATGCCAGATGCCTTCAAAGGGACCAAGAAAGGGAGTGTTTTCTTGACTCCCTACCGA gttaTCTTTGTATCAAAAGGAAAGGATGCTATGCAGTCTTTTGTGATGCCCTTTTATTTGTTGAAAGATTGTGAGATTAAGCAGCCTGTCTTTGGAGCGAATTATATTAAGGGTACAGtgaaagcagaggcaggag GCGGCTGGGAGGGATCTGCCACGTTCAAGATGACCTTTTCAGCTGGAGGCGCTATTGAGTTTGGGCAGCGTATGCTGCAGGTGGCATCACAAG TCTCCAGAGGTGAAATACCCAATGGAGCTTATGGCTATTCCTATATGCCAAATGGATCCTATGCTTTCGCACCAGCTGCAGCTAACGGGGGCTATCCATACCCACCACCTCCTCCTG AGTTCTATCCTGGCCCTCCTGTGGTGGATGGAGACATGGGTTACATGCAGCTTCCACCCCCACCGTACCCAGGGCCCATGGAACCCCCCGTCAGCGGTCCAGACCTGCCCACCACTCCTGCAG CTGAAGCGAAGGCTGCCGAAGCCGCTGCCAGTGCTTACTACAGCCCAGTCAATCCACATAACGTCTATATGCCCACA GACCAGCCACCACCTCCGCCATACTTCCCACCAGAGGACAAGAAAAACCAATAA
- the WBP2 gene encoding WW domain-binding protein 2 isoform X2, giving the protein MTYDHVEITFSDIEPMPDAFKGTKKGSVFLTPYRVIFVSKGKDAMQSFVMPFYLLKDCEIKQPVFGANYIKGTVKAEAGGGWEGSATFKMTFSAGGAIEFGQRMLQVASQVSRGEIPNGAYGYSYMPNGSYAFAPAAANGGYPYPPPPPEFYPGPPVVDGDMGYMQLPPPPYPGPMEPPVSGPDLPTTPAAEAKAAEAAASAYYSPVNPHNVYMPTDQPPPPPYFPPEDKKNQ; this is encoded by the exons ATGACCTATGATCATGTAGAAATTACCTTCAGTGATATTGAACCTATGCCAGATGCCTTCAAAGGGACCAAGAAAGGGAGTGTTTTCTTGACTCCCTACCGA gttaTCTTTGTATCAAAAGGAAAGGATGCTATGCAGTCTTTTGTGATGCCCTTTTATTTGTTGAAAGATTGTGAGATTAAGCAGCCTGTCTTTGGAGCGAATTATATTAAGGGTACAGtgaaagcagaggcaggag GCGGCTGGGAGGGATCTGCCACGTTCAAGATGACCTTTTCAGCTGGAGGCGCTATTGAGTTTGGGCAGCGTATGCTGCAGGTGGCATCACAAG TCTCCAGAGGTGAAATACCCAATGGAGCTTATGGCTATTCCTATATGCCAAATGGATCCTATGCTTTCGCACCAGCTGCAGCTAACGGGGGCTATCCATACCCACCACCTCCTCCTG AGTTCTATCCTGGCCCTCCTGTGGTGGATGGAGACATGGGTTACATGCAGCTTCCACCCCCACCGTACCCAGGGCCCATGGAACCCCCCGTCAGCGGTCCAGACCTGCCCACCACTCCTGCAG CTGAAGCGAAGGCTGCCGAAGCCGCTGCCAGTGCTTACTACAGCCCAGTCAATCCACATAACGTCTATATGCCCACA GACCAGCCACCACCTCCGCCATACTTCCCACCAGAGGACAAGAAAAACCAATAA